One genomic region from Trichoplusia ni isolate ovarian cell line Hi5 unplaced genomic scaffold, tn1 tig00003280, whole genome shotgun sequence encodes:
- the LOC113507842 gene encoding uncharacterized protein LOC113507842, producing MDALGPLPEADGYRYVLMVIVAFSKFALLYPMYRQDSNKLNRNVTNVFSLFGAPKLIVADRGRMFQSSEFLDWVRDMGCEKWPSFIWKIQLVLNITRHRTTQYSALNLLVGIEGATPLIRSLVRDVVLEGSSPNREALREMGRQRASGRLKQNQQSQDNYVNQGRKAPRGFEINSLVFVKKQAQSTGKLDSGMRGPYRVTKILPHGRYELQLLAGSYGKSTQAAADFMIPWRGE from the exons ATGGATGCCCTGGGACCACTCCCCGAGGCGGATGGCTATCGATACGTCCTTATGGTAATTGTCGCATTCTCTAAGTTCGCGTTACTTTACCCGATGTATCGGCAAGATTCCAATAAATTGAACCGCAATGTTACTAATGTTTTTTCGCTCTTCGGAGCCCCTAAGTTAATTGTTGCCGACAGAGGTCGTATGTTCCAAAGTAGCGAATTTCTCGACTGGGTTAGGGATATGGGTTGTGAA AAATGGCCTTCTTTTATCTGGAAAATTCAACTCGTGCTGAACATCACTCGGCACAGAACGACGCAATACTCTGCCCTGAACCTGCTTGTTGGTATAGAAGGGGCCACGCCTCTCATCCGAAGTTTGGTACGCGATGTGGTGTTGGAAGGTTCCAGTCCAAACAGGGAGGCTTTACGTGAAATGGGCCGACAGAGAGCATCGGGACGGCTCAAGCAAAATCAGCAAAGCCAGGATAATTACGTTAATCAAGGCAGAAAGGCGCCTCGTGGCTTtgaaataaattccttagtttTTGTCAAAAAGCAGGCACAGTCCACGGGGAAGCTAGACTCCGGTATGCGCGGCCCGTACCGTGTGACAAAGATTCTTCCGCATGGGCGCTATGAGCTACAACTCCTTGCTGGCTCCTACGGGAAGTCGACGCAAGCAGCAGCGGATTTTATGATTCCGTGGCGTGGAGAGTAG